A single genomic interval of Lathyrus oleraceus cultivar Zhongwan6 chromosome 7, CAAS_Psat_ZW6_1.0, whole genome shotgun sequence harbors:
- the LOC127102453 gene encoding uncharacterized protein LOC127102453, with translation MDPIKYIFEKPVVTGRISRWKMLLTEYDIQYVTQKEIKGSVLSDYLAHLPIEGYQPLRFDFPDEYIMFIRDFIMSGFEADLEPGSRWTLVFDGASNARGHGIGVVITSPTDFHLPFIARLCFDCTNNMAEYEACIYNLEAEIDLRIKILEVYNDSALVISQVKGDWETRDSKLIPYKEHIRKLVPYFNEIYFHHISREENQLVDALATLASMFKVKWKNGAPSIHIDHIDEPAHCLAIEEDPDDTPWFYDIKRFMGKRQYPEGISITNKKALRRLSSKFFLNADVLYKRNYDFVLLKCMDIQEASTVMKSIHEGCEGVHAKGPTLAKKILRAEYYWTTMEVDCYNFVKRCHKCQMYDDKIFVPPTLLNILTSPWPFSMWSINMIRMIEPKASNGHRYILVYIDYFTKWVEDASYANVT, from the coding sequence atggatccgataaAGTATATCTTCGAAAAGCCTGTTGTTACTGGTAGAATTTCCCGGTGGAAAATGTTATTGACCGAGTACGATATTCAGTATGTGACCCAGAAAGAAATAAAAGGGAGTGTTCTATCTGACTACCTTGCTCACCTACCTATCGAAGGTTATCAACcgttgaggtttgactttccagaCGAATACATTATGTTTATCAGAGACTTCATTATGTCAGGCTTTGAAGCAGACCTCGAACCAGGATCGCGATGGACGCTCGTGTTTGACGGTGCTTCCAATGCTCGAGGCCATGGCATTGGTGTTGTTATCACTTCTCCAACCGATTTCCACCTTCCATTTATCGCTAGATTATGTTTTgactgcaccaacaatatggcagaatatgaagcatgtatctacAATTTAGAGGCGGAAATCGACTTAAGGATCAAGATTCTTGAGGTATACAAtgattcagctctggtaatcagtCAGGTAAAGGGTGATTGGGAGACTCGGGATAGCAAGTTGATACCTTACAAGGAGCATATTAGAAAATTGGTACCCTACTTTAATGAAATCTATTTTCACCATATTTCTAGGGAAGAAAATCAGTTAGTAGATGCTCTAGCCACGTTGgcatctatgttcaaagtcaaatggaagaACGGAGCACCATCCATCCATATTGACCACATAGATGAACCAGCACATTGTCTAGCAATCGAGGAAGATCCTGACGATACGCCCTGGTTCTATGACATAAAGAGATTTATGGGAAAACGACAATATCCAGAGGGTATATCCATTACCAATAAGAAGGCTTTGAGAAGGCTCTCTTCCAAGTTCTTCTTAAACGCTGATGTGTTATATAAGCGAAATTATGATTTTGTATTGCTCAAATGCATGGATATACAAGAAGCTAGTACGGTCATGAAATCCATACATGAAGGCTGCGAGGGTGTACATGCAAAAGGTCCTACTTTGGCCAAGAAGATCCTTCGGGCTGAGTATTATTGGACGACAATGGAGGTTGATTGTTACAACTTTGTTAAAAgatgtcacaaatgtcagatGTATGACGACAAGATCTTTGTGCCACCGACTCTGTTGAATATTTTGACTTCTCCATGGCCTTTTTCTATGTGGAGCATCAATATGATTAGGATGatagagcctaaagcttccaacgGTCATCGATACATCCTAGTCTACATCGactacttcacgaaatgggtcgAAGATGCTTCATATGCTAATGTCACTTGA